From Verrucomicrobiota bacterium JB022, one genomic window encodes:
- the nrfD gene encoding NrfD/PsrC family molybdoenzyme membrane anchor subunit, giving the protein MKPAEQENAPTRPEELLGAEMSHELLNQRVGDEARVRTRAWWWWSALLVTAGGVFLLFTAITWLLAKGVGVWGLQIPVAWGFAIINFVWWIGIGHAGTFISAILLLLQQDWRNSINRFTEAMTLFAVACAGLFPLLHLGRPQYFFYLIPYPNDMGLWPQFRSPLVWDFFAVSTYGSVSLIFWYLGLVPDLATMRDRTAPGLRKRIYAFFSLGWLGRDHQWRDYRALYFMLAGLATPLVISVHSIVGLDFAVSNLPGWHSTVFPPYFVAGAIFSGFAMVATLVIPIRKIFKLEGMITSRHLDNIGKVMLATGMMVGFGYLSEVFFQWYSADLFEVDTMMDRLTGYYAPVFWTVIACNVGVIQVLWWKRVRTNSLALWIIAGLVNVGMWMERYLIVVSSLGHDFLTSSWQDFDSTGWDWALYLGTLGLFFFLVLLFVRLIPMVSMHEIREILHEREEHGKEAK; this is encoded by the coding sequence ATGAAGCCCGCTGAACAGGAAAACGCCCCGACCCGCCCGGAGGAGTTGCTCGGCGCCGAGATGTCGCATGAGCTGCTCAACCAGCGTGTGGGTGACGAGGCGCGGGTGCGGACCCGTGCCTGGTGGTGGTGGAGTGCGTTGCTCGTCACCGCTGGCGGGGTCTTCCTCTTGTTTACTGCCATTACGTGGCTGCTCGCCAAGGGTGTTGGCGTCTGGGGCCTGCAGATCCCCGTCGCCTGGGGCTTTGCGATCATCAACTTTGTCTGGTGGATCGGCATTGGACACGCGGGCACGTTCATTTCGGCCATCCTGCTCCTGTTGCAGCAAGACTGGCGCAACTCGATCAACCGCTTTACGGAGGCGATGACGCTGTTCGCGGTGGCGTGCGCGGGTCTTTTTCCCCTGCTCCACCTCGGCCGACCGCAGTATTTCTTCTACCTCATTCCGTATCCCAACGATATGGGGCTGTGGCCGCAATTTCGCAGTCCACTGGTCTGGGACTTCTTTGCGGTCTCGACCTACGGAAGCGTGTCGCTGATCTTCTGGTATCTTGGGCTGGTACCGGACCTAGCCACCATGCGCGACCGGACGGCGCCGGGCCTGCGCAAGCGTATCTACGCCTTTTTCTCGCTCGGCTGGCTGGGGCGCGACCACCAGTGGCGCGACTACCGGGCGCTCTACTTCATGCTCGCCGGGCTGGCCACGCCGCTCGTGATCTCCGTGCACAGCATCGTGGGGCTGGACTTTGCAGTGAGCAACCTGCCGGGGTGGCACAGTACCGTCTTCCCGCCTTACTTTGTGGCCGGCGCGATCTTCTCGGGCTTCGCCATGGTGGCGACGCTGGTCATCCCGATCCGCAAGATTTTCAAGCTGGAGGGCATGATCACCAGCCGCCACCTCGACAACATCGGCAAGGTAATGCTGGCGACTGGCATGATGGTGGGCTTTGGCTACCTCAGCGAGGTGTTCTTCCAGTGGTACAGCGCCGACTTGTTTGAGGTGGACACGATGATGGACCGCCTCACGGGCTACTACGCCCCAGTCTTCTGGACGGTGATCGCGTGCAACGTGGGCGTGATTCAGGTGCTCTGGTGGAAGCGTGTCCGCACCAACAGCCTCGCGCTCTGGATCATCGCCGGGCTGGTCAACGTGGGCATGTGGATGGAGCGCTACCTGATCGTGGTCTCCAGCCTGGGCCACGATTTCCTGACCTCGTCGTGGCAGGACTTCGACAGCACGGGCTGGGATTGGGCGCTGTATCTGGGCACGCTGGGGCTGTTTTTCTTCCTTGTGCTGCTCTTTGTGCGGCTGATTCCAATGGTCTCGATGCACGAGATCCGGGAGATCCTGCACGAACGGGAAGAGCACGGAAAGGAGGCGAAGTGA
- a CDS encoding 4Fe-4S dicluster domain-containing protein: MPAPTSSSPRNTDEFPPEAAVWPSQLSRRRFLQVAGAGLSLATLSGCFRKPREEILPYVRQPEQVLPGTPNFYATTHNWRGYGRGILVESREGRPVKIEGNESHSSTLGASDAIMQASLLGLYDHQRLRAPHLRQRTSNWQSFEASWLERFTALQSTGGRGLWIVAEANASPTETAVWQRLVARFPQVRIVMESPIHHLHWEPIDYRFAAAEVVVGIDPDFLTEHPESLRYARDFAQRRRGWEKDAQLSRFYSLHAAPNVTNVQADAPLLARPSRWAVLLDALEGQMTGDLAEAEQKWVERCRADLNRAGSRALIVGGSYLDDELQERVRRLNQALGSEGTTWESIALPARTDDAVGLPLASRQELQEALEAEAVQALICFDTNPVHSVPELAAAITRAQWSACATLEVNETARACQWRLPVHHFLEDWGDLRSWTGTLSPVQPLIRPMYQSRSRLELLHWLAEPSNPLSAHDLVRRHWQAQVPGDFESWWLKGLQEGVFADAPPAPEVLRREAGRRPTREPGHGPLDLLVRLDPTIEDGRGARNAWLQELPKPISLLVWDQALWVSQRRAQELDLQQGDVVEIRVGDRRLHLPVLPLPAMEDDTVVAFLGYGRATARLHEGHHTGYSAATLQGQWRWEGVSLAKTGERYELVTTQHHQVMEGHEFVKVREVGHPAPKEEHHFDPEKSSFMPHPPKLPAGEAPYAWGMSIDLSSCIGCSACITACQAENNIPSVGKEQVAAGREMHWLRVDRYFSAESGPTRVLHQPVPCMHCEKAPCELVCPVAATVHDSEGLNAMVYNRCIGTRYCSNNCPYKVRRFNFLDYRPPQKHPRNLQFNPEVTVRERGVMEKCTYCVQRISRARIDARNEKREIRDGEIQTACQQACPTQAIVFGDISRPENAVAQRKAQKGDYGLLAELDTRPRTTYLPRWQNPPHEAR, encoded by the coding sequence ATGCCTGCCCCCACCTCCAGTTCTCCCCGCAATACGGATGAGTTTCCGCCCGAAGCTGCGGTGTGGCCTTCGCAGTTGAGCCGGCGCAGGTTTCTCCAAGTGGCGGGAGCGGGCTTAAGCCTGGCGACGCTCAGCGGGTGCTTCCGGAAGCCCCGCGAAGAGATCCTGCCTTACGTGCGCCAGCCCGAGCAGGTATTGCCGGGGACGCCGAATTTCTATGCTACCACGCACAACTGGAGAGGCTACGGGCGGGGTATCCTGGTCGAGAGCCGCGAAGGTCGTCCTGTGAAGATCGAAGGTAACGAGAGCCATTCGTCTACGCTCGGAGCCAGCGATGCGATCATGCAGGCCAGCCTGTTGGGACTCTACGACCATCAGCGCCTGCGCGCCCCACATCTGCGCCAGCGCACCAGCAACTGGCAGAGTTTTGAGGCCAGTTGGCTGGAACGGTTCACAGCTTTGCAGTCGACCGGGGGGCGTGGTCTCTGGATTGTAGCCGAGGCGAATGCCTCCCCCACCGAAACCGCAGTCTGGCAACGACTGGTAGCCCGCTTCCCACAGGTTCGCATCGTGATGGAGTCGCCCATCCATCACCTGCACTGGGAACCCATTGACTACCGTTTTGCCGCAGCCGAGGTGGTCGTGGGCATCGACCCCGATTTCCTGACCGAACACCCCGAAAGTCTACGTTATGCGCGCGATTTCGCACAGCGCCGGCGCGGTTGGGAAAAGGACGCCCAACTCAGCCGCTTCTACAGTCTGCACGCCGCCCCCAATGTGACCAACGTGCAAGCAGACGCGCCCCTCTTGGCCCGCCCCAGCCGTTGGGCAGTGCTGCTCGATGCGCTGGAAGGCCAGATGACAGGCGATCTTGCAGAAGCGGAACAAAAATGGGTCGAACGCTGCCGGGCAGACTTGAACCGTGCGGGCAGCAGAGCCCTGATTGTAGGTGGAAGCTACTTGGACGACGAGCTGCAGGAGCGCGTGCGCCGACTGAACCAGGCACTGGGCTCGGAGGGCACCACTTGGGAATCCATCGCCTTGCCAGCCCGCACAGACGACGCGGTGGGCCTGCCACTCGCCTCACGGCAGGAGTTGCAGGAGGCGCTGGAGGCCGAGGCGGTCCAGGCTCTGATTTGCTTCGATACCAACCCCGTTCATAGCGTCCCGGAACTGGCGGCAGCAATCACCCGCGCCCAGTGGTCGGCCTGCGCCACCTTGGAGGTGAATGAAACCGCACGCGCCTGCCAATGGCGGCTGCCGGTGCACCACTTTCTGGAAGACTGGGGCGATTTGCGCAGCTGGACCGGTACCTTGAGCCCCGTGCAGCCGCTCATCCGCCCGATGTATCAGAGCCGCTCACGGCTGGAGCTGTTGCATTGGCTCGCGGAGCCGAGCAATCCGCTGAGCGCCCACGATCTGGTGCGACGGCATTGGCAGGCTCAAGTGCCGGGAGATTTTGAATCGTGGTGGCTCAAGGGACTGCAGGAGGGTGTGTTTGCCGACGCTCCGCCTGCGCCCGAGGTGCTCCGTCGAGAGGCAGGGCGCCGCCCCACGAGAGAACCCGGCCATGGCCCGCTCGACCTGCTGGTGCGGCTCGACCCGACAATCGAGGATGGCCGCGGCGCGCGCAACGCATGGCTCCAGGAGCTGCCCAAGCCCATCAGCCTCTTGGTATGGGACCAGGCGCTCTGGGTCTCTCAGAGGCGCGCGCAAGAGCTGGATTTGCAGCAAGGCGACGTGGTGGAAATCCGGGTTGGCGACCGGCGTCTGCACCTCCCCGTATTGCCGTTGCCCGCGATGGAGGACGACACGGTGGTAGCCTTTCTTGGCTATGGCCGCGCGACTGCTCGCTTGCATGAGGGCCACCACACCGGCTATTCGGCAGCGACTCTGCAAGGGCAATGGAGGTGGGAGGGGGTATCCCTGGCCAAGACCGGTGAGCGCTACGAGCTGGTGACGACGCAGCATCATCAGGTGATGGAAGGGCATGAGTTTGTGAAGGTGAGAGAGGTGGGCCACCCTGCCCCAAAGGAAGAGCACCATTTTGATCCAGAAAAGAGCAGTTTCATGCCCCACCCGCCCAAGCTGCCCGCCGGGGAGGCGCCGTATGCCTGGGGTATGTCGATCGACCTCAGCTCATGCATCGGCTGTTCGGCCTGTATTACGGCCTGCCAGGCAGAGAACAATATCCCCAGCGTAGGCAAGGAACAGGTGGCCGCCGGACGCGAAATGCACTGGCTGCGGGTGGATCGCTACTTCTCGGCCGAGAGTGGCCCTACGCGCGTGCTGCACCAGCCCGTGCCCTGCATGCATTGCGAAAAGGCCCCGTGTGAATTGGTCTGCCCGGTAGCCGCAACGGTGCACGACAGCGAGGGCCTGAACGCAATGGTCTATAACCGCTGCATTGGCACGCGCTATTGTTCGAACAACTGCCCTTACAAGGTCCGCCGCTTCAATTTCCTCGATTACCGTCCGCCGCAAAAGCACCCGCGTAACCTGCAGTTCAACCCCGAGGTGACGGTGCGCGAGCGGGGCGTGATGGAAAAGTGCACCTACTGCGTCCAGCGCATCAGCCGGGCCCGGATCGACGCCCGTAACGAAAAGCGCGAAATCCGCGACGGCGAGATCCAGACGGCTTGTCAGCAGGCCTGCCCGACACAGGCGATCGTCTTTGGCGACATCAGCCGCCCGGAGAACGCCGTCGCCCAGCGGAAGGCCCAGAAAGGCGACTACGGCTTGTTGGCCGAGTTGGACACTCGCCCCCGCACCACTTACCTGCCGCGTTGGCAAAACCCGCCGCATGAAGCCCGCTGA
- a CDS encoding cytochrome c3 family protein codes for MAAPDKHPQAFGPSADAWLRGGAIFALVLVLASLTAVYVFGSRDGYEGFGVTHEQPIIFSHRHHAGELGIDCRYCHTGVEKAAFAGLPSTDTCLSCHSQLFRDSPMLDPLWESLRTGEPVRWQRVHDLGDFVYFDHSVHVNNGVSCRSCHGDVEDMVTVAQVEELSMLWCLECHRNPSAHLVPEAEVVNVRRQADPLQPGETFHAMRSSPFDAKRWHDVHEEVAAQQSVATYNLTDCTACHR; via the coding sequence GTGGCCGCCCCCGACAAACATCCGCAAGCCTTTGGACCCTCCGCCGATGCCTGGCTGCGCGGGGGTGCGATTTTCGCGCTCGTGCTGGTGCTAGCCTCGCTGACGGCGGTATATGTGTTTGGGAGTCGAGATGGCTACGAAGGCTTTGGGGTAACGCACGAGCAGCCCATCATCTTCAGCCATCGTCACCACGCGGGCGAATTGGGCATCGACTGCCGCTACTGCCATACCGGCGTCGAAAAAGCGGCCTTTGCGGGGCTGCCTTCGACCGATACCTGCCTGAGTTGCCATAGCCAGCTCTTCCGCGACAGCCCGATGCTGGATCCGCTTTGGGAGAGCCTGCGCACAGGGGAGCCCGTCCGTTGGCAGCGAGTGCACGACTTGGGTGACTTTGTGTATTTCGACCACTCCGTGCACGTAAACAACGGGGTGTCCTGCCGCTCCTGCCACGGGGATGTCGAAGATATGGTGACGGTGGCTCAGGTCGAAGAACTCTCGATGCTGTGGTGCCTGGAGTGCCACCGCAACCCTAGCGCTCATTTGGTGCCTGAAGCAGAGGTCGTTAACGTGCGGCGGCAAGCCGACCCGCTCCAGCCGGGCGAGACCTTTCACGCCATGCGGTCTTCTCCCTTCGATGCCAAACGCTGGCATGACGTCCACGAAGAAGTGGCAGCCCAGCAGAGCGTGGCCACCTATAACCTGACCGATTGCACCGCCTGCCACCGCTGA